From a single Calothrix sp. NIES-2098 genomic region:
- a CDS encoding family 4 glycosyl transferase has translation MPFQIYHLISFLVAAVVVLWTTPDVKNIGIKSGRVDQPGGRKVHQHPMVRLGGVSIFAGTVTSLLIVWWLGGFGSLPPEKEWQIWGVTLGGLGFFLIGLADDLLNLSPLSRLLMQMIVAAGAWKAGVSIDFITIPTVGIVNLDWLSLPITVLWLVGMVNAINWIDGLDGLAAGVSGIAAMVMLVVALFMNQPAAALIAAALAGAALGFLRYNFNPAQIFMGDGGAYFMGFTLASVGVIGLVKIPAFTAVLLPYLILAVPIVDMSAVILARLRRGKSPFKADKSHLHHRLLKAGLSHRWTVLFIYSLTVWVGSLALAIAGIPSGIAYACAGTSLLSFAIWRVWKLSR, from the coding sequence ATGCCTTTTCAGATTTATCATCTGATTTCCTTCCTAGTAGCCGCCGTAGTCGTTCTCTGGACTACGCCAGATGTCAAAAATATTGGGATCAAAAGTGGACGTGTAGATCAACCTGGTGGCCGCAAAGTCCATCAACACCCGATGGTACGCCTGGGAGGAGTTTCGATTTTTGCGGGGACTGTCACCTCTCTACTAATTGTTTGGTGGTTAGGTGGATTTGGCAGTCTACCGCCAGAAAAAGAATGGCAAATTTGGGGTGTCACCTTAGGTGGTCTCGGCTTTTTTCTGATTGGTTTAGCCGATGATTTGCTTAACCTGTCTCCCTTATCGCGTCTGTTGATGCAAATGATTGTGGCAGCTGGTGCATGGAAAGCAGGCGTCAGTATAGATTTTATTACGATTCCCACTGTAGGGATTGTTAACCTAGACTGGTTGAGTTTACCGATTACAGTTCTCTGGCTAGTAGGAATGGTCAATGCCATAAACTGGATTGACGGTTTAGATGGATTAGCGGCTGGCGTGTCGGGAATTGCTGCTATGGTGATGCTCGTTGTAGCGCTGTTTATGAACCAACCAGCAGCAGCCTTGATTGCCGCAGCTCTTGCTGGCGCAGCGCTAGGATTTCTCCGCTACAATTTCAACCCCGCCCAAATCTTTATGGGAGATGGCGGGGCTTATTTTATGGGATTTACCCTAGCATCTGTAGGTGTCATTGGTCTGGTAAAAATCCCAGCTTTTACTGCTGTACTATTGCCTTACTTAATTCTGGCTGTACCAATTGTCGATATGTCAGCAGTGATTTTGGCGCGATTGCGACGGGGTAAATCTCCATTTAAAGCAGATAAAAGCCATTTGCATCATAGGCTACTCAAAGCTGGTTTATCTCATCGCTGGACGGTTTTATTTATTTATTCTTTAACTGTGTGGGTTGGCAGTTTAGCCTTAGCTATTGCTGGCATACCTAGCGGTATTGCTTATGCTTGTGCTGGAACTTCGCTACTGAGTTTCGCTATCTGGCGAGTTTGGAAACTCTCTCGGTAA
- a CDS encoding 2-hydroxyhepta-2,4-diene-1,7-dioate isomerase, protein MAQRYVRVQNQEGQIYYGLLQLSLNVQVLDAPPWLQGQPTDLILEPDNYHILAPCAPSKIVAVGKNYADHAAEMGTPVPSEPLIFLKPPTSIIASETEIKYPILSQRVDYEGELALIVGDRTSDCTPEEAQTKIWGYTIANDVTARDLQKKDGQWTRAKGFDTFCPLGPWIVRELNPGARLQTFLNEDTNPVQSTCIDKMVFAPDFLVSYISQVMTLLPGDVILTGTPEGVGCLQLGDRVRVEIEGIGRLENTVAAR, encoded by the coding sequence ATGGCGCAGCGCTATGTGCGAGTTCAGAATCAAGAAGGACAGATTTACTATGGGTTATTACAACTATCCCTAAATGTCCAGGTACTAGATGCTCCACCCTGGTTACAGGGACAACCTACCGATTTAATCTTGGAACCAGACAATTATCATATTCTGGCTCCTTGTGCTCCCTCAAAAATTGTGGCGGTGGGCAAAAATTATGCAGACCATGCAGCAGAAATGGGGACGCCAGTGCCAAGCGAACCCCTGATCTTTCTCAAGCCACCAACATCTATTATTGCCTCTGAGACAGAAATTAAATATCCTATTCTGTCACAACGGGTAGACTACGAAGGCGAATTAGCGCTGATCGTTGGCGATCGCACTAGTGACTGTACCCCAGAAGAAGCCCAAACTAAAATTTGGGGTTATACCATTGCTAATGATGTGACAGCGCGGGATTTACAAAAAAAAGACGGTCAGTGGACGCGAGCCAAAGGTTTTGATACCTTTTGTCCTTTGGGGCCTTGGATCGTCAGAGAATTAAATCCAGGTGCAAGATTGCAGACTTTTTTAAATGAGGATACCAATCCCGTGCAATCTACTTGTATCGATAAAATGGTATTTGCTCCCGATTTTTTAGTGTCTTACATCAGTCAGGTAATGACACTGCTACCAGGAGACGTGATCCTCACAGGTACTCCAGAGGGCGTAGGTTGTTTGCAACTAGGCGATCGCGTCCGTGTAGAAATTGAGGGCATTGGTCGCCTAGAAAACACAGTGGCAGCTCGTTAA
- the rpsF gene encoding 30S ribosomal protein S6: MSIVYETMFILRPDLGDEQVEQAINKYQNLLKEHGAGDIQVQNRGKRRLAYEIKKQRDGIYIQFNYTGPGNAIAPVERAMRLSEEVIRYLTIKQEVHEEKAAQVAVTA, encoded by the coding sequence ATGTCGATAGTTTACGAAACAATGTTCATCTTGCGTCCCGATTTGGGAGACGAACAAGTAGAGCAAGCAATTAATAAATATCAAAACTTGCTCAAAGAACACGGTGCTGGAGATATTCAAGTTCAAAACCGTGGGAAGCGTCGTCTAGCTTATGAAATCAAAAAGCAGCGGGATGGTATTTACATTCAATTCAACTACACTGGCCCCGGAAATGCGATCGCCCCTGTAGAACGGGCAATGCGTTTGAGTGAAGAAGTAATTCGCTACCTCACAATCAAACAAGAAGTCCACGAAGAAAAAGCTGCTCAAGTGGCTGTAACCGCTTAA
- a CDS encoding bicarbonate transport system substrate-binding protein, translating into MTEFFNQFSRRKFILTAGVSAGAVLLKGCLGNPPENLSSGGTTKSAVQEVANISPEQKPETTTVKLGYIPIVEAAPLIIAKEKGFFAKYGMSNVELSKQASWGSARDNVEIGSAGGGIDGGQWQMPMPHLITEGLITKGNQKIPMYVLAQLITHGNGIAIANKHLGKGVSLQLASAKSLFKELKSSTPFTAAFTFPHVNQDFWIRYWLAASGIDPDTDVKLLTVPSAQTVANMKTGTMDAFSTGDPWPYRLVNDKIGYVAALTAEIWKNHPEEYLAMRADWVDKNPKATKALLKGVMEAQQWLDNFDNRKEAAQILAGRNYFNLPSPEILAAPYQGKYDMGDGRKIDDKSMAAYYWKDEKGNVSYPYKSHDLWFITESVRWGFLPKDYIANNAAKAKELINKVNREDIWKEAAKEAGIAAADIPTNTSRGVEEFFDGVKFDPEKPEEYLKSLKIKKVSV; encoded by the coding sequence ATGACAGAATTTTTCAATCAATTTTCTCGCCGTAAATTTATCTTAACAGCTGGAGTTTCTGCTGGTGCTGTGTTACTGAAAGGCTGCTTGGGCAATCCTCCTGAGAACCTCAGCAGTGGTGGAACTACAAAATCAGCAGTTCAAGAAGTAGCGAATATTAGCCCCGAACAAAAACCAGAAACTACTACAGTCAAGCTGGGATATATCCCAATTGTGGAAGCAGCACCGCTAATTATTGCTAAAGAGAAAGGCTTTTTTGCTAAGTATGGCATGAGCAATGTAGAACTTTCTAAGCAAGCTTCTTGGGGTTCAGCCAGAGATAATGTGGAAATTGGCTCGGCTGGTGGTGGAATTGATGGCGGTCAATGGCAAATGCCAATGCCTCATTTAATCACAGAAGGTTTAATTACCAAGGGTAATCAAAAAATTCCCATGTATGTTTTGGCGCAATTAATTACACATGGGAATGGAATTGCGATCGCAAATAAGCACCTAGGCAAAGGTGTTAGTTTACAATTGGCTAGTGCTAAGTCTTTATTTAAAGAACTCAAATCTTCCACACCCTTCACCGCCGCCTTCACCTTCCCCCACGTCAACCAAGATTTTTGGATTCGCTACTGGTTAGCGGCTAGTGGGATAGATCCTGATACAGATGTAAAGTTGCTCACCGTACCTTCGGCGCAAACTGTTGCCAACATGAAGACGGGAACAATGGATGCATTTAGTACTGGCGACCCCTGGCCTTATCGTCTTGTCAACGACAAAATTGGCTATGTGGCAGCATTAACCGCAGAGATTTGGAAGAATCATCCAGAAGAATACCTGGCAATGCGGGCTGATTGGGTAGACAAAAATCCCAAAGCGACCAAAGCACTACTTAAAGGCGTCATGGAAGCGCAGCAATGGTTAGATAATTTTGATAACCGCAAAGAAGCTGCTCAAATTCTCGCTGGTCGAAATTATTTTAATCTGCCCTCACCGGAAATTCTGGCAGCTCCATATCAAGGTAAATATGATATGGGTGATGGCCGCAAAATTGATGATAAATCAATGGCAGCTTACTACTGGAAAGATGAAAAAGGTAACGTTTCCTATCCCTACAAGAGCCACGATTTATGGTTTATCACAGAAAGCGTTCGTTGGGGATTTTTACCGAAAGATTACATCGCCAATAACGCTGCAAAAGCGAAAGAACTAATTAATAAAGTTAACCGCGAAGATATTTGGAAAGAAGCTGCGAAAGAAGCAGGAATTGCGGCGGCTGATATTCCCACAAATACATCTCGTGGTGTGGAAGAGTTTTTTGATGGGGTGAAGTTTGACCCAGAAAAACCAGAAGAATATCTCAAGAGTCTCAAGATTAAAAAAGTGAGTGTTTAG
- a CDS encoding serine hydroxymethyltransferase → MTKTNSDFLASSDPTIAELLNQELKRQRDHLELIASENFTSAAVLAAQGSVLTNKYAEGLPGKRYYGGCEYIDKVEQIAIDRAKQLFGAAHASVQPHSGAQANFAVFLTLLEPGDKIMGMDLSHGGHLTHGSPVNVSGKWFQVKHYGVSQQTEQLDYEQIRELALRERPKLLICGYSAYPRIIDFEKFRSIADEIGAYLLADIAHIAGLVATGLHPNPIPYCHVVTTTTHKTLRGPRGGLILTGDAELGKKLDKAVFPGSQGGPLEHVIAAKAVAFGEALKPEFKTYSAQVIDNARALATQLQNRGLKLVSNGTDNHLMLVDLRSIDMTGKQADQLVSGVNITANKNTVPFDPQSPFVTSGLRLGSPAMTTRGLGEVEFTEIGNIIADRLLSPDSEEVAADCRRRVAALCDRFPLYPHLEIPVPALA, encoded by the coding sequence GTGACTAAGACTAACTCGGACTTTCTAGCCTCTAGCGACCCCACGATCGCGGAACTACTTAATCAAGAACTCAAGCGTCAACGCGACCATTTAGAGTTGATTGCTAGTGAAAACTTTACCTCCGCAGCTGTACTCGCGGCTCAAGGTTCCGTACTAACAAATAAATATGCTGAAGGCCTTCCCGGCAAACGCTACTATGGCGGTTGTGAGTATATCGATAAAGTTGAGCAGATAGCGATCGACCGCGCAAAACAGCTTTTTGGCGCTGCTCATGCTAGCGTTCAACCCCATTCTGGCGCGCAAGCGAATTTTGCCGTGTTCTTGACACTACTAGAACCAGGCGACAAAATTATGGGGATGGATTTGTCTCATGGCGGTCATCTTACCCACGGTTCACCTGTGAATGTGTCGGGTAAGTGGTTCCAAGTCAAGCACTACGGTGTTAGCCAACAAACAGAACAACTGGACTACGAGCAAATTCGGGAGCTGGCGCTGAGGGAGCGTCCTAAGCTGCTAATTTGCGGTTACTCCGCTTATCCTCGGATTATTGATTTTGAAAAGTTTCGCAGTATCGCTGATGAAATCGGTGCTTACTTGCTGGCTGATATTGCCCACATTGCTGGTTTAGTGGCGACTGGTCTTCACCCTAATCCCATTCCTTACTGCCATGTAGTCACCACTACTACCCATAAAACTCTCCGCGGCCCTCGTGGTGGTTTAATTTTGACTGGCGATGCCGAACTTGGTAAAAAGCTCGATAAAGCTGTTTTCCCAGGAAGTCAGGGCGGGCCATTAGAACATGTAATTGCTGCTAAAGCTGTAGCTTTTGGTGAAGCTTTAAAGCCTGAGTTTAAAACGTATTCTGCTCAAGTGATTGACAACGCCCGTGCGCTAGCAACGCAACTGCAAAACCGCGGTTTAAAACTTGTATCAAATGGTACTGACAACCATTTAATGCTAGTAGATTTACGCTCTATTGATATGACAGGTAAGCAAGCAGATCAACTGGTGAGTGGCGTAAATATTACCGCTAACAAAAATACAGTTCCCTTCGATCCGCAGTCACCATTTGTAACTAGCGGTCTGAGGTTAGGTTCGCCAGCAATGACAACCAGAGGGTTAGGAGAAGTAGAATTTACAGAAATTGGCAATATTATTGCCGATCGCTTACTATCTCCAGACTCAGAGGAAGTTGCTGCTGATTGTCGGCGACGAGTAGCGGCGTTATGCGATCGCTTCCCCTTATATCCTCATCTAGAGATTCCTGTACCAGCTCTAGCATAG
- a CDS encoding nitrate transport permease, giving the protein MTIAQKRPASPRFDNSFISRFQKQFPNVVPPAIAIIIFLAVWQLFALTPGATLPGPVQVIADTWILILYPFYDKGGTDKGLFWQIWASLQRVAISYTLAAIVGIGLGILIGVNKTMSKALDPIFQLLRTVPPLAWVPISLAALRQNEPAALFVIFITAIWPILINTAVGVTQIPQDYNNVAKVLQLSRKDYFINILIPAALPYIFTGLRIAIGLAWLAIIAAEIVMSGIVGIGFFIWDAYQNNDVSEVILALVYIGVVGLLLDKLMAWLQNLILPAEQK; this is encoded by the coding sequence ATGACAATTGCCCAAAAGCGCCCTGCAAGTCCTAGATTTGATAACAGCTTCATATCCCGTTTCCAAAAGCAATTTCCGAATGTTGTCCCACCTGCGATCGCAATTATTATATTTCTGGCTGTGTGGCAACTGTTTGCTTTGACTCCTGGCGCAACATTACCGGGGCCAGTTCAAGTAATCGCAGATACCTGGATATTAATTTTGTATCCCTTCTATGACAAAGGTGGCACTGATAAAGGTCTTTTTTGGCAGATTTGGGCAAGTCTACAACGGGTTGCTATTAGTTACACACTAGCGGCAATTGTTGGTATTGGCTTGGGTATTTTGATTGGGGTGAATAAAACAATGTCTAAAGCTTTAGACCCCATCTTTCAGTTATTGCGGACTGTACCACCTCTAGCTTGGGTGCCAATTTCCTTGGCAGCTTTACGGCAAAACGAACCAGCAGCTTTATTCGTAATTTTTATCACAGCAATTTGGCCGATATTAATTAATACGGCTGTGGGTGTAACTCAAATTCCCCAAGATTACAACAACGTTGCCAAAGTTCTGCAATTAAGCCGCAAAGACTATTTCATTAATATTCTGATTCCTGCTGCTTTACCCTACATTTTCACAGGTTTAAGAATTGCGATTGGTTTGGCTTGGTTAGCGATTATCGCCGCAGAAATTGTGATGTCCGGTATTGTCGGCATTGGCTTCTTTATCTGGGATGCTTATCAAAATAATGACGTGAGTGAAGTGATTTTGGCTCTAGTTTATATCGGTGTTGTTGGTTTGCTCCTCGATAAATTAATGGCTTGGTTACAAAATCTAATATTGCCAGCAGAACAGAAGTAA
- a CDS encoding nitrate transport ATP-binding subunits C and D: protein MSVFVAVDQIDKVFELTGGGQYIALKGIDLQIKKGEFVSLIGHSGCGKSTLLNMIAGLDLPSEGVVTLEGQKITRPGPDRMVVFQNYSLLPWRTVRENIALAVDSVMKGMPAAERKAVVEKHIDMVGLRPHADKQPGMLSGGQKQRVAIARALAIRPKLLLLDEPFGALDALTRGNLQEQLMQICEENEVTAVMVTHDVDEAVLLSDRIVMLTNGPESKIGDILEVDIPRPRKRMEVVEHPSYYSLRSEMIYFLNQQKRIKKIRARKTANISRHGLEKVNLEIGFLPLSACAPLAIAKEKGFFAKHGLDEVNLVRETSWRGIEDGIAGGYLDAAQMPSGMPMWLTLGGHKNQPLPVVSSLTMTRNGNAITLAKRFYDQGVQSLSDFKKYLQRTREQRHTMGVVHPASMHNLLLRYWLAAGGIDPDSDVDMKTIPPAQMVADLQNGSIDGYCVGEPWNYRAAIEGVGFTVATDLEVWLGHPGKVLGVREDWAEAYPNTHIALTKALLEACVYCADPKNAEEIRRITAGRDYVSTDIEYIQLEDPEGLTCDLDHPLRDYAHHQFYSESAINRPSRTEQIWIMSQLARWGDTPFPRNWVEVVERVCRVRVFSTAARELGLDISYTRQPIQLFDGTPFNADDPISYLNSLDIKRDFSIAEVILDAPRRTAA, encoded by the coding sequence ATGAGCGTATTCGTTGCTGTCGATCAAATTGATAAGGTTTTTGAGTTAACTGGTGGTGGTCAGTATATAGCCCTGAAAGGAATTGACTTACAAATTAAAAAAGGTGAGTTTGTTTCTTTAATTGGTCACTCTGGTTGTGGTAAATCAACGCTATTAAATATGATTGCTGGGTTGGATTTACCATCTGAAGGTGTGGTTACTTTGGAAGGACAAAAAATCACCAGACCTGGCCCAGACCGGATGGTAGTATTCCAAAATTATTCCTTACTTCCTTGGCGGACAGTTAGAGAAAATATCGCCTTGGCTGTAGACTCAGTAATGAAGGGAATGCCAGCGGCGGAACGCAAAGCCGTTGTAGAAAAACATATAGATATGGTGGGTTTGCGTCCCCATGCTGATAAACAGCCGGGAATGTTATCTGGGGGACAAAAACAGCGTGTGGCGATCGCGCGCGCTTTGGCAATTCGCCCTAAACTATTATTGCTAGATGAACCTTTTGGTGCTTTAGATGCACTCACACGCGGAAATTTGCAAGAACAACTGATGCAAATCTGCGAAGAAAATGAAGTCACTGCGGTAATGGTGACACATGACGTAGATGAAGCAGTGTTGTTATCTGACAGAATTGTGATGTTGACCAATGGCCCCGAATCCAAAATTGGTGACATCTTAGAAGTAGATATCCCCAGACCCCGCAAGCGCATGGAAGTAGTAGAACATCCCAGCTACTACAGTCTGCGGAGTGAGATGATTTACTTCCTCAACCAGCAGAAACGCATCAAGAAAATTCGGGCGCGGAAAACTGCGAATATTTCCCGTCATGGCTTAGAAAAAGTTAACTTAGAAATTGGCTTTTTACCACTCAGCGCCTGCGCCCCCTTGGCCATTGCGAAAGAAAAAGGCTTTTTTGCCAAGCATGGTTTAGATGAAGTCAACTTAGTCAGAGAAACTAGCTGGCGCGGGATTGAAGATGGGATCGCTGGCGGTTACTTAGATGCTGCTCAAATGCCTTCGGGTATGCCAATGTGGTTAACATTGGGCGGACATAAAAACCAACCGCTACCCGTTGTCAGTTCCCTCACCATGACTCGTAACGGTAACGCCATTACCTTGGCAAAACGCTTTTACGACCAAGGTGTACAAAGCTTATCAGACTTTAAAAAATATCTCCAACGTACCCGCGAACAGAGGCACACAATGGGGGTAGTGCATCCCGCATCAATGCACAATTTACTGCTGCGTTATTGGCTAGCGGCTGGGGGAATTGACCCCGATAGCGATGTGGATATGAAGACCATTCCCCCAGCGCAGATGGTAGCCGACTTACAAAATGGCAGTATTGACGGTTACTGTGTGGGCGAACCTTGGAACTACCGCGCCGCCATTGAAGGTGTTGGCTTTACCGTTGCTACAGACTTAGAAGTATGGCTAGGACACCCCGGTAAAGTACTTGGCGTGCGGGAAGATTGGGCAGAAGCTTACCCCAATACCCACATTGCATTAACTAAAGCCTTACTAGAAGCTTGCGTTTACTGTGCAGATCCCAAAAATGCTGAGGAAATTAGAAGGATTACAGCCGGGCGAGATTATGTCAGTACAGATATAGAGTATATTCAACTCGAAGACCCCGAAGGCTTGACTTGTGACTTAGACCACCCACTACGGGATTACGCCCATCACCAATTTTATTCTGAGTCGGCAATCAATCGCCCCAGCCGTACCGAACAAATTTGGATTATGAGTCAACTAGCGCGGTGGGGTGATACTCCCTTCCCCAGAAACTGGGTAGAAGTTGTCGAAAGAGTTTGTCGAGTCCGCGTTTTCAGCACCGCAGCCAGAGAATTAGGTTTGGATATTAGCTACACTCGCCAACCAATTCAGCTATTCGATGGTACACCTTTTAACGCTGACGATCCCATCTCTTATCTCAACAGCTTAGATATTAAGCGCGACTTCTCCATTGCTGAAGTCATCCTCGATGCACCCAGAAGAACAGCAGCGTAG
- a CDS encoding competence/damage-inducible protein CinA has translation MSAEVICVGTEMLLGDILNSNAQFLAKQLAQLGIPHHYQTVVGDNPERIKQVIEIATSRAQILIFTGGLGPTPDDLTCETIADFFGAALVESAEIIEDITQKFAQRGRAMTVNNRKQALIPQGAEILPNPTGTAPGIIWQPRPNVTIFTFPGVPSEMYRMWEETAVPFLKSQGWGKEIIYSRSLRFWGIGESALAEKVAPLLDLPNPTVAPYAGNGEVRLRVSAKAPSQAAATDLIAPIEKQIKEIAGLDYYGVDSETLASVVGKLLQASGETLSVAESCTGGGLGQMLTEISGSSEYFWGGVISYDNSVKVGLLGVNPDDLAKYGAVSATVAEQMAMGVKTRLSTTWGLGVTGIAGPTGGTETKPVGLVYIGLAGPKDEVASFEYRFGTTRNRSYIRYVSACAALDALRRRLLTSQS, from the coding sequence ATGAGTGCAGAAGTTATTTGTGTTGGTACAGAAATGCTGTTAGGAGATATCCTTAACAGCAATGCGCAATTTCTAGCTAAACAATTAGCCCAGTTAGGTATTCCCCACCACTATCAAACCGTAGTCGGGGATAATCCCGAACGAATCAAGCAAGTTATAGAAATTGCCACCTCAAGGGCGCAAATTTTGATTTTCACAGGTGGACTGGGCCCTACGCCAGATGACCTCACCTGCGAAACCATCGCTGATTTTTTTGGCGCTGCTTTGGTAGAAAGTGCCGAAATCATCGAAGATATAACTCAGAAGTTTGCGCAACGCGGTCGGGCGATGACCGTTAATAACCGCAAACAAGCTTTGATTCCGCAAGGTGCAGAAATTTTACCCAACCCTACAGGTACAGCACCTGGCATTATCTGGCAACCCCGTCCAAATGTCACTATTTTTACTTTTCCTGGCGTGCCATCGGAAATGTATCGGATGTGGGAAGAAACAGCAGTACCTTTTCTCAAAAGCCAAGGCTGGGGCAAAGAAATTATTTACAGCCGGAGTTTAAGGTTTTGGGGAATTGGTGAATCTGCTTTGGCAGAAAAAGTAGCTCCTTTATTGGATTTGCCTAACCCCACAGTTGCGCCTTACGCAGGCAATGGGGAGGTGAGACTCAGAGTTTCTGCTAAAGCCCCTTCACAAGCAGCAGCAACAGATTTGATTGCGCCTATTGAAAAACAAATCAAGGAAATTGCAGGCTTAGATTATTACGGCGTTGATAGTGAGACCTTAGCATCAGTAGTAGGTAAGTTATTGCAAGCTTCGGGAGAAACTTTATCAGTGGCAGAGTCCTGTACTGGTGGTGGACTAGGGCAAATGTTGACTGAGATTTCTGGCAGTTCGGAATACTTTTGGGGTGGAGTAATTTCTTATGACAACTCCGTGAAAGTGGGTTTGTTAGGAGTGAACCCAGACGACTTGGCTAAATATGGTGCTGTTAGTGCTACTGTTGCAGAGCAAATGGCAATGGGAGTAAAAACCCGCCTCTCTACCACTTGGGGATTGGGTGTGACTGGTATTGCTGGCCCAACTGGCGGAACGGAAACTAAGCCTGTGGGTTTGGTTTACATTGGTTTAGCCGGGCCAAAAGATGAAGTCGCCAGTTTTGAGTATCGCTTTGGGACAACCCGAAATCGATCTTATATTCGTTATGTCAGCGCCTGTGCAGCATTGGATGCGCTGCGACGGAGGTTATTGACGAGCCAGTCTTGA